A part of Actinobaculum sp. 313 genomic DNA contains:
- the rplU gene encoding 50S ribosomal protein L21 — translation MSNVVYAIVKAGGRQEKVSVGSVVVVNKMDGQVGDTVELEPIMLVDGDKVTTAADGISAKVTAEIVRDEAGPKISIVKYKNKTGYRKRQGHRQKLTRLKITDIK, via the coding sequence ATGAGCAACGTGGTGTACGCGATCGTGAAGGCTGGCGGTCGACAGGAAAAGGTGTCCGTCGGATCCGTCGTCGTCGTGAACAAGATGGACGGCCAGGTCGGTGATACAGTCGAGCTGGAACCCATTATGCTCGTTGACGGTGACAAGGTCACCACGGCTGCTGACGGCATTTCGGCGAAGGTGACTGCCGAGATCGTTCGCGACGAGGCCGGGCCGAAGATCTCCATCGTCAAGTACAAGAACAAGACTGGTTATCGTAAGCGGCAGGGTCATCGCCAGAAGCTGACCCGTCTGAAGATCACCGATATCAAGTGA
- a CDS encoding GAF domain-containing protein, whose product MSQKPQAELVAASEQAPDAVTPSVAAIISSAFELTTRLDQQSVLQALVDSAVALTGARYGALAVLGSHGETAQLIFTGLDYQRASAIGRPAQDRGVIADIPGEGYLIIDDLSNYSKNISWPTNHPEMTNFLGVAVRIRGRLFGHLMLANKTGSFSSSDGQNMLLLAQAAGIALENARLYAESNTRAQWIAASRAITTALLEGTDEEEALQLIAKEMRRVAKADVALIVLPSVGDTWACEIADGEGAEKLIGTVFPPEGRAQAVIREGSGLIVDTMQRQKNLLVEGLARFGPALYAPMVARGSSQGVIVLLRNPDKPEFDLSDLSMAENVAKQAALALELASARHAQAQADQMEDRARISRDLHDFAIQQLFASGMELTAAREDLANEETVPRPVLASLDRAIKSIDESVAQIRQIIYSLRDPQATVPLVDRLRRETTSATSSLGFSPGLTISNLGSIVTSGSHTEIDDELGADLSDDVVAVVRECLSNAARHAQANTVDIAITIESHRVKIVVCDDGRGIDRTSSRRSGLSNLAARARRHQGTFSIRPVHGTTGTKVEWTALVD is encoded by the coding sequence ATGAGTCAGAAGCCCCAGGCTGAGCTCGTCGCAGCCAGCGAGCAGGCTCCCGACGCAGTCACTCCTTCGGTAGCCGCGATCATCTCCTCCGCTTTCGAACTCACCACCCGGCTGGACCAGCAATCCGTGCTTCAGGCCCTCGTCGACTCCGCCGTTGCCCTGACCGGTGCCCGCTACGGCGCATTGGCCGTACTGGGCTCACACGGCGAGACGGCACAGCTCATCTTCACCGGTTTGGACTATCAGCGCGCGTCCGCCATCGGCCGCCCCGCACAAGATCGCGGTGTGATTGCGGATATTCCCGGCGAGGGGTACCTCATCATCGACGACCTATCCAACTACAGCAAGAACATCTCCTGGCCCACAAACCACCCGGAAATGACGAATTTCCTTGGGGTGGCGGTTCGCATTCGCGGGCGTCTGTTCGGACACCTCATGCTGGCGAATAAGACCGGAAGCTTCAGTTCCTCGGACGGCCAGAACATGCTGCTGCTGGCACAGGCAGCCGGCATTGCACTGGAGAACGCGCGCCTTTATGCCGAGTCAAACACTCGCGCACAGTGGATCGCCGCCTCCCGTGCCATCACCACCGCGCTACTGGAAGGAACGGATGAGGAGGAGGCGCTGCAGTTAATCGCCAAAGAAATGCGACGCGTCGCCAAGGCTGACGTTGCACTCATCGTACTGCCGTCGGTGGGTGACACGTGGGCATGCGAAATTGCAGATGGTGAGGGTGCGGAAAAACTCATCGGAACCGTTTTTCCGCCCGAGGGACGCGCGCAAGCCGTGATCCGCGAAGGATCAGGTCTGATCGTCGATACGATGCAACGTCAAAAGAACCTGCTGGTCGAGGGACTGGCACGCTTCGGACCGGCACTATATGCACCCATGGTCGCCCGCGGAAGCTCACAGGGCGTCATCGTCCTCCTACGTAACCCGGACAAACCGGAATTCGACCTCTCCGACCTCTCCATGGCGGAAAATGTTGCCAAACAGGCCGCGCTGGCTCTCGAGTTGGCCTCCGCGCGCCACGCCCAGGCCCAGGCGGATCAGATGGAAGACCGGGCACGAATCTCCCGCGACCTGCACGACTTCGCCATCCAACAGCTCTTCGCCTCCGGTATGGAACTCACGGCGGCGCGGGAAGACCTCGCCAACGAGGAAACCGTACCCCGGCCCGTACTTGCCTCCCTTGACCGCGCCATCAAGTCCATCGACGAATCCGTGGCACAGATTCGCCAGATCATCTACTCACTGCGCGACCCGCAGGCGACGGTACCGTTGGTTGATCGCCTGCGGCGCGAAACCACGTCCGCAACCAGCTCCCTCGGTTTCTCCCCCGGTCTGACAATCAGCAATCTGGGATCCATCGTCACCTCCGGCTCGCATACGGAGATCGACGATGAATTGGGCGCAGACCTCTCCGACGACGTCGTCGCCGTGGTGCGGGAATGCCTCTCCAACGCGGCACGGCACGCCCAGGCCAATACGGTTGACATCGCAATCACCATCGAAAGCCACCGTGTGAAAATCGTAGTATGTGATGACGGCCGCGGAATTGATCGCACGTCATCGCGCCGATCAGGACTGTCGAATCTCGCCGCCCGAGCCCGACGCCATCAGGGAACATTCTCCATTCGCCCAGTGCATGGCACAACGGGCACAAAAGTTGAATGGACCGCGCTGGTGGACTAG
- a CDS encoding cytochrome ubiquinol oxidase subunit I, with protein sequence MEALDLARWQFGITTVYHFLQVPLTIGLSILVAILQTKTRRSANPALARMTDFFGKLLLITFALGVATGIVQEFQFGMNWSEYSIFVGDIFGAPLAFEALLAFFLESTFLGLWIFGKNRLSPRLHNLSIWLFAIGTVLSAFFILSANSFMQNPTGAVVNPETGRAELDGMGGFLHVLFNKTSLLTFAHTISGAFLVAGTLVAGMSFWWMARSVRLTGSDDEARTAWRPTARLGLVTMLIASLGAIGSGHFIGQHIAEIQPAKASAMMGVCESGESHKFVIVMWTTDCDGAQLTAPIPGLESFMATNHFSGPESFIPSLDDVNTELQEKYADIYGDDVDYRPNLTVTFWSFRIMMGIGFLCLALALAGLYSLRENRLLRSEKWGRFWLWMIPMPFLGNSFGWILTEMGRQPWVVNPGDNGVMLMTSLGVSNSVSATTVIFSMALFTLVYTGLGVIWVLLLRRYALEGVNPKKEEVHHDEDTDAPMSFVY encoded by the coding sequence GTGGAAGCTCTTGACCTTGCACGGTGGCAATTCGGCATTACTACCGTCTACCACTTTCTGCAGGTACCGTTGACCATCGGACTGTCGATCCTCGTCGCCATCCTGCAAACCAAGACGCGGCGCTCCGCGAATCCCGCATTGGCTCGGATGACGGATTTCTTCGGCAAGCTCCTGTTGATCACCTTCGCGCTGGGCGTTGCCACAGGCATCGTGCAGGAATTCCAGTTCGGCATGAACTGGTCCGAATATTCGATTTTCGTCGGCGACATTTTTGGCGCGCCTCTTGCCTTTGAGGCCCTACTCGCATTCTTCCTCGAGTCCACATTCCTCGGACTGTGGATTTTCGGCAAGAACCGCCTATCGCCACGCCTGCACAATCTAAGTATCTGGCTCTTCGCCATCGGTACCGTGCTTTCCGCATTCTTCATCCTCTCGGCCAACTCCTTCATGCAGAATCCGACCGGCGCCGTCGTCAATCCGGAGACCGGCCGCGCCGAATTGGATGGCATGGGTGGATTCCTCCACGTTCTGTTTAACAAGACATCCCTGCTGACCTTTGCCCACACGATCTCCGGCGCTTTCCTTGTTGCCGGAACGCTAGTTGCCGGCATGTCATTCTGGTGGATGGCACGTTCGGTCCGGCTCACGGGAAGTGATGACGAAGCTCGCACAGCCTGGCGACCCACCGCAAGACTCGGACTCGTCACGATGCTCATCGCCTCACTCGGCGCTATCGGATCGGGGCATTTCATCGGTCAGCATATCGCCGAAATCCAACCTGCTAAGGCCTCCGCCATGATGGGAGTATGTGAATCCGGCGAAAGCCACAAGTTCGTCATCGTAATGTGGACGACTGACTGCGACGGCGCGCAACTTACGGCCCCGATACCCGGACTCGAATCATTCATGGCCACGAACCACTTCTCCGGCCCGGAATCCTTCATTCCCAGCCTTGATGACGTCAATACCGAGTTGCAGGAGAAGTACGCGGACATCTACGGCGACGACGTCGACTACCGGCCAAATCTGACGGTCACCTTCTGGTCATTCCGCATCATGATGGGAATCGGTTTCCTGTGCCTCGCACTGGCTCTGGCCGGGCTGTATTCGCTACGGGAAAACCGTTTGCTTCGATCAGAAAAATGGGGCCGATTCTGGCTCTGGATGATACCGATGCCTTTCCTGGGCAACTCCTTCGGCTGGATTCTCACCGAGATGGGCCGTCAGCCATGGGTGGTCAACCCCGGCGATAACGGCGTCATGCTCATGACCTCTCTCGGAGTGTCCAACTCGGTAAGCGCCACCACGGTTATTTTCTCAATGGCTCTGTTCACCCTTGTGTACACCGGGCTCGGAGTCATCTGGGTGTTACTTCTGCGCCGCTACGCGCTGGAGGGCGTCAATCCGAAGAAGGAAGAGGTCCACCACGATGAAGACACCGACGCTCCGATGAGTTTCGTCTACTAG
- the cydD gene encoding thiol reductant ABC exporter subunit CydD, producing the protein MKPLDPRLLRYIRAARRYIIFLAGTGMLIAGLIVAQCLLIAHAAGSLIDGETDLAPILPLIGALLCVFAARIVLTYLQEAFGHRAALRVMADLRTRVLRHAGDLGPRWLANGRTSPTVTLVTDALEDLEPYFVKYLPQLILSVTVTPFTLLVILCTDWVSALAIVVCIPLIPLFMVLVGRMTKTFSDSRLAAMQRLGEQLLDLLAGLSTLKALGREQGPRRRVQELGDDYAAKTMRTLSVAFLSGAVLEFLTTLSTALVAVEVGLRMVAGHLGLAAGLAIIMLTPEVFKPLREVGSQFHASADGVAATEQAFTLLDESAPTASGPRPAPDLQQATITISALSVHSPERDTIAPYRMDASIHPGEVVALRGPSGAGKSTAVLALLQLLEPTHGSITVAGAPLAEIDQASWWSQITWVPQRPTLVPGTVLENLQTGIGEELDAAAALTGFDRVITTLPNGWHTRIGQGGTGLSLGQRQRLALTRALVAARPLVILDEPSAHLDALSEELVCQAVRTLRASGHTVLVIAHRNAIIREADRVVDVASGVAR; encoded by the coding sequence ATGAAGCCACTTGATCCCCGCCTGTTGCGCTACATCCGCGCTGCCCGCCGCTACATTATCTTCCTGGCGGGCACGGGCATGCTGATAGCCGGCCTGATCGTCGCACAATGCCTGCTTATCGCACACGCAGCGGGTTCCCTGATCGATGGAGAGACTGACCTGGCGCCGATACTCCCCCTTATCGGCGCCCTGCTCTGCGTATTCGCTGCGCGCATCGTGCTCACCTACCTGCAGGAGGCCTTCGGGCATCGCGCTGCTCTGCGCGTGATGGCTGACCTGCGGACGCGGGTTCTCCGGCACGCGGGCGACCTCGGCCCGCGCTGGCTCGCCAATGGCCGCACCTCCCCCACGGTGACGCTGGTGACCGATGCGCTCGAAGACCTCGAACCCTACTTCGTCAAGTACCTCCCGCAACTCATCCTCTCCGTCACCGTCACTCCCTTCACCCTGCTCGTCATCTTGTGCACCGACTGGGTGAGCGCGCTGGCCATTGTCGTCTGCATTCCTCTCATCCCGCTCTTCATGGTCCTTGTAGGCCGCATGACGAAGACCTTCTCGGACTCGCGTCTAGCGGCCATGCAACGCCTCGGAGAACAGTTGCTCGATCTGTTAGCCGGCCTCAGCACGCTGAAAGCACTGGGACGCGAACAGGGCCCGCGTCGGCGCGTCCAGGAACTCGGCGACGATTATGCGGCAAAGACCATGCGGACGCTCTCAGTCGCCTTTCTCTCCGGTGCCGTCCTCGAGTTCCTGACGACTCTGTCAACAGCACTGGTAGCGGTGGAGGTCGGGCTGCGCATGGTTGCCGGCCATCTCGGCCTGGCAGCGGGACTCGCGATCATTATGTTGACCCCGGAGGTCTTCAAGCCCCTGCGGGAGGTCGGCTCCCAATTCCATGCCTCCGCCGACGGAGTCGCCGCAACCGAGCAGGCCTTTACTCTTCTGGATGAGTCGGCGCCGACCGCGTCCGGTCCTCGCCCCGCTCCCGACTTACAGCAAGCCACCATCACGATCAGCGCGTTGAGTGTTCACTCCCCGGAACGCGACACGATTGCGCCCTACCGGATGGACGCATCCATTCACCCGGGGGAAGTAGTGGCTTTGCGCGGGCCTTCCGGAGCGGGGAAGTCCACGGCAGTGCTCGCCCTCTTACAACTGCTGGAACCGACACACGGCAGTATCACCGTCGCCGGTGCGCCCCTGGCAGAGATTGATCAGGCATCGTGGTGGTCGCAAATCACCTGGGTTCCGCAACGCCCAACGCTGGTACCGGGAACCGTGCTGGAGAACCTGCAGACGGGCATCGGAGAGGAATTGGACGCGGCGGCCGCCCTGACCGGATTCGACCGTGTCATCACCACCTTGCCCAACGGCTGGCATACACGCATCGGACAAGGTGGTACCGGCCTGTCGCTTGGACAACGCCAACGCCTTGCGCTTACCCGCGCCCTCGTTGCCGCCCGCCCCCTGGTCATTCTTGATGAGCCCTCCGCCCATCTCGATGCCCTGTCCGAAGAACTCGTCTGCCAAGCCGTCCGCACGCTTCGCGCATCGGGCCATACGGTGCTGGTGATTGCTCATCGCAATGCAATCATCCGCGAAGCAGACCGTGTGGTCGATGTAGCATCGGGAGTGGCGCGATGA
- the cydB gene encoding cytochrome d ubiquinol oxidase subunit II, producing MEPTTIQLLWFILIAVLWIGYFALEGFDFGVGMLLKLLPRNEKERRVALTSIGPHWDGNEVWLLTAGGATFAAFPAWYALLFSGMYIPLALILILLILRICSLEWRKTINTQRWRSTWDTLHTVAAWLVPFLWGVAFANFVQGMHIEVGTYESGTFIPVPADQLSAANYADAHHYLTGGFFSLLTPFTLLGGVVFVALFLSHGALFLALKTSGEMHTRALRLARRSVPASATLAVIWALIAQFSHAANSTASAAVLLLGIACIACAVFMTWRDIEMPAFLTHFVAIALLVVFIWTAIYPSVMKSSVDPAYSLHLVQASATAPTQTIMTIAALVFVPIVLGYTAWGYWVFRRRISVAQVPDEAAGLDPRNIRRFAASGSTAFPDDKQ from the coding sequence GTGGAACCCACGACTATCCAACTTCTCTGGTTCATTCTTATCGCCGTCCTGTGGATCGGATACTTCGCACTCGAAGGATTCGACTTCGGAGTCGGCATGCTCCTGAAGCTCCTGCCGCGCAATGAAAAGGAGCGGCGCGTGGCACTGACCTCAATCGGTCCGCATTGGGATGGCAACGAGGTCTGGCTGCTCACTGCCGGCGGTGCAACCTTCGCAGCATTTCCCGCCTGGTATGCCCTGCTGTTCTCCGGCATGTACATCCCGCTGGCGCTTATTCTCATCCTTCTCATCCTGCGTATCTGCTCCCTCGAGTGGCGGAAGACCATCAACACGCAACGTTGGCGTAGTACCTGGGATACGCTCCATACCGTGGCCGCCTGGCTCGTGCCATTCCTCTGGGGCGTCGCCTTCGCGAACTTTGTGCAGGGCATGCATATCGAAGTCGGCACCTACGAGAGCGGCACCTTCATCCCGGTGCCTGCTGATCAACTGAGCGCCGCCAACTACGCCGATGCGCACCACTATCTCACCGGCGGTTTCTTCTCGCTGTTGACTCCTTTCACCCTGCTCGGTGGAGTCGTTTTTGTGGCTCTCTTCCTCTCGCACGGCGCACTTTTCCTCGCGCTGAAGACAAGCGGCGAGATGCACACCCGCGCCCTGCGCCTGGCGCGCAGGAGCGTTCCGGCCAGCGCCACGCTCGCCGTTATCTGGGCACTTATCGCACAGTTCTCTCACGCGGCTAACTCCACGGCCTCAGCGGCCGTACTGCTACTCGGCATAGCTTGTATCGCCTGTGCAGTATTCATGACGTGGCGCGACATCGAAATGCCCGCATTCTTGACCCATTTCGTCGCCATCGCCCTCCTCGTCGTATTCATCTGGACGGCGATCTATCCGTCGGTCATGAAATCGTCCGTCGATCCGGCATACTCCTTGCACCTCGTACAAGCCTCTGCGACGGCGCCCACACAGACCATCATGACCATTGCCGCACTCGTCTTCGTTCCCATTGTTCTCGGCTACACGGCATGGGGCTACTGGGTATTCCGACGGCGGATCTCCGTCGCGCAGGTGCCCGACGAAGCCGCCGGGCTCGACCCGCGGAACATCCGCCGCTTTGCGGCCAGCGGCTCCACGGCTTTTCCGGACGACAAGCAGTGA
- the rpmA gene encoding 50S ribosomal protein L27, translating into MAHKKGASSSRNGRDSNAQRLGVKRYGGQAVKAGEILVRQRGTHFHPGVNVGRGKDDTLFALAAGHVSFGVRRDRKVVDVVTAEA; encoded by the coding sequence ATGGCACATAAGAAGGGCGCAAGTTCCTCCCGCAACGGGCGCGACTCGAACGCACAGCGTCTGGGTGTCAAGCGGTACGGCGGTCAGGCCGTGAAGGCCGGCGAGATTCTCGTGCGTCAGCGCGGCACCCACTTCCACCCCGGTGTAAACGTAGGCCGTGGCAAGGATGATACCCTGTTCGCTTTGGCTGCCGGTCATGTTTCCTTCGGTGTGCGGCGCGACCGCAAGGTTGTCGACGTCGTTACTGCCGAGGCCTGA
- the cydC gene encoding thiol reductant ABC exporter subunit CydC: protein MSVVLPSSQWHAIRRAISLLRIDRKGFVLSVVAGWAGLGCSVGLAAVSAWLIARASQMPPVLALAVASTAVRALGIGKAVFRYLNRIASHRIALYGMSTLRATIYQRLADSPTDVVTSVRRGDLLARTGKDVDDVGDLVVRALQPAAVAGAVCLLSVGIVSSFSPAIGCVLALCLLLSGIGAPYLAMRGAYRSELAQVRDRAELTTQALSLLEGAAELRVSGRLAQAEAAAARTETRIIQNRDAAARPAALAAALDVLAMGIAVVAALVIGAQQLAAGMIAPVELAVLVLTPLASFEATEPLAKAATTLVRCGAASERILALIDRAATHPELPPTVQDEPTGAKVSANELIATNVVAGWPGGPDVIGPVSFHLSRGQSLAIVGPSGVGKSTLLYTLAGLLPPHGGSVRLDGEEISQLDRGAVSHLLTLTAEDAHVFATTVLENLRVARGSVTEAEAEQLLQRVGLADWLQQLPHGLHTPLGTDATTLSGGERRRLLLARALASPAPFLLLDEPAEHLDTDSADRLIADLFASRDEGRTIVLVTHRLGQLAAADQIIVIGQNGAIRAAGTHRELLQQLPEYGWAVNRE from the coding sequence ATGAGTGTCGTTCTTCCCTCTTCCCAATGGCATGCCATTAGGCGCGCCATCTCGCTCCTGCGCATCGACCGCAAAGGGTTCGTTCTTTCCGTCGTAGCCGGTTGGGCAGGCCTGGGATGCTCGGTCGGCCTCGCGGCTGTCTCGGCCTGGCTCATCGCACGTGCCTCCCAGATGCCGCCAGTACTGGCCCTCGCCGTCGCCTCAACTGCAGTACGGGCGCTCGGGATCGGCAAGGCCGTCTTCCGCTACCTGAATAGGATTGCCTCCCATCGAATAGCTCTTTATGGCATGTCAACTCTGCGTGCCACAATCTATCAGCGCCTGGCGGACTCACCCACGGACGTGGTTACCTCCGTGCGGCGCGGCGACCTACTTGCCAGAACCGGTAAGGATGTCGACGACGTCGGCGACCTGGTCGTGCGTGCTCTGCAACCCGCCGCAGTGGCTGGGGCTGTCTGCCTGCTCTCCGTCGGTATCGTCTCCTCCTTTTCCCCCGCTATTGGCTGCGTGCTGGCACTATGTCTGCTGTTATCCGGGATCGGTGCGCCCTACCTGGCAATGCGCGGCGCATACCGTTCCGAACTCGCGCAGGTACGCGACCGAGCCGAGCTAACCACCCAGGCGCTCTCACTGCTGGAAGGCGCAGCAGAACTCAGAGTATCCGGCCGACTGGCGCAGGCCGAAGCAGCTGCTGCTCGCACGGAAACACGTATCATTCAAAACCGGGATGCCGCCGCCCGGCCCGCCGCTCTCGCCGCCGCGCTCGACGTACTTGCCATGGGTATCGCCGTCGTCGCTGCACTCGTGATCGGCGCGCAGCAACTCGCGGCGGGGATGATCGCCCCGGTTGAATTAGCAGTTCTCGTGCTCACTCCCCTTGCCTCCTTTGAGGCCACCGAGCCACTGGCCAAAGCTGCCACCACGTTGGTACGCTGCGGCGCGGCCTCCGAGCGTATCCTCGCCCTGATTGACCGCGCGGCTACACACCCCGAACTGCCGCCCACCGTGCAAGATGAACCTACCGGAGCAAAAGTCAGCGCCAACGAGTTGATCGCCACCAATGTGGTTGCCGGATGGCCGGGCGGCCCCGATGTCATCGGCCCGGTTTCCTTTCACCTATCGCGCGGGCAAAGTCTGGCCATTGTCGGACCATCCGGAGTGGGAAAGTCGACCTTGTTGTATACCCTGGCCGGTCTGCTGCCACCGCATGGCGGATCAGTTCGCCTGGACGGTGAGGAGATTTCCCAACTCGACCGGGGAGCGGTATCACACCTGCTCACACTCACCGCCGAAGACGCGCACGTATTTGCCACAACCGTACTGGAAAATCTCCGGGTGGCGCGCGGCTCTGTCACCGAGGCCGAAGCCGAACAGCTTCTGCAACGTGTCGGGCTGGCCGACTGGCTCCAACAGCTGCCGCACGGTTTGCACACCCCGCTCGGTACCGATGCCACTACCCTATCCGGTGGCGAACGACGTCGACTACTCCTTGCGCGAGCATTGGCAAGTCCCGCCCCCTTCCTCCTCTTGGACGAACCGGCGGAACACCTCGATACGGATAGCGCTGATAGGCTGATTGCGGATTTGTTCGCAAGCCGTGACGAGGGCCGTACGATTGTTCTTGTGACGCATCGGCTCGGGCAGCTTGCGGCAGCCGATCAAATCATTGTTATCGGGCAGAATGGTGCAATCCGGGCCGCTGGAACACACCGGGAACTTCTGCAACAGCTCCCGGAGTATGGTTGGGCTGTGAACCGCGAATAG
- a CDS encoding Rne/Rng family ribonuclease — MTALLFQEPDTSSLFREPETRISRRRGSSRSNTAASTTDDDSVTPATRKRTRGSRSAASADKTDNHTRRGNEKDVITEESSAHSSPSVGSTDSAPTPAEAASATREARRRRRGTRGRRRTEETNEEKRTTEATNAAAEQTEADDADSTTTRRRRRRRANGENGDEVTALKGSTRLEAKRQRRKEGREAGRRRHVITESEYLARRESVKREMLVREQDGLNQIAVLEDDILVEHYVARHTQVSMVGNVYLGRIQNVLPSMEAAFVDIGKGRNAVLYAGEVNWEAAGMEGKPRRIEQALKSGDTVMVQVTKDPIGHKGARLTAQITLAGRHLVLVPSGAMTGISRKLPDKERHRLKRLLRQIVPEEHGVIVRTAAEGATEEQLRADVERLTKTWEDIQAKAKNTKAAPMLLKGEPELAVRVVRDIFNEDFAALKVQGRDAWQTISDYVGELSPELVDRLQHWTSPDDIFAEHRVDEQLAKAFDRKVWLPSGGTLVIDRTEAMTVIDVNTGKFTGSGGTLEETVTRNNLEAAEEIVRQLRLRDIGGIIVIDFIDMVLESNRELVLRRLVECLGRDRTRHQVAEVTSLGLVQMTRKRVGQGLVEAFSTTCEACEGRGFITHTHPVEQPAGLRDGGFARRKTRGRVEQRAVGAGARTSGTPDEKHSDVKAALNSIAAAASHHREAEAKEEDAGTASVPPSASSAVKKDSAPEAESSKSEAQEAPPQEQATKAADAGEVQPQPSEPKSTARKKSKTHRVSSAGTITPGAGTAAILSFPAK; from the coding sequence ATGACGGCGCTTTTGTTCCAAGAGCCGGACACGTCGAGTCTCTTCCGCGAGCCGGAGACTCGCATCTCACGACGGCGGGGCAGTAGCCGTAGTAATACAGCGGCATCAACCACCGACGACGATAGTGTCACGCCCGCAACACGTAAGCGGACCCGCGGAAGCCGGAGCGCGGCCTCGGCCGACAAGACCGACAACCACACGCGCCGTGGTAACGAAAAGGATGTCATCACCGAGGAGTCCAGCGCACACAGTTCGCCGAGTGTGGGAAGCACCGATTCGGCCCCGACGCCCGCAGAGGCTGCTTCTGCCACTCGCGAAGCGCGGCGTCGTCGGCGCGGCACACGCGGCCGCCGTCGGACAGAGGAAACGAACGAAGAGAAAAGGACGACGGAGGCGACGAACGCCGCAGCGGAGCAGACTGAGGCCGATGATGCAGATTCGACAACGACGCGTCGTCGGCGGCGTCGCCGGGCGAATGGTGAGAACGGCGACGAGGTCACGGCCCTGAAGGGCTCCACTCGTCTGGAGGCCAAGCGGCAGCGTCGTAAAGAAGGCCGTGAGGCTGGACGACGTCGGCATGTGATCACCGAGTCTGAGTATCTGGCCCGGCGTGAATCGGTGAAACGTGAGATGCTCGTACGTGAGCAGGACGGCTTGAACCAGATTGCGGTGCTCGAGGATGACATTCTCGTGGAGCACTACGTTGCTCGCCACACCCAGGTTTCCATGGTGGGCAATGTGTACCTCGGGCGCATCCAGAACGTACTACCGTCCATGGAGGCGGCTTTCGTTGATATTGGCAAGGGGCGCAACGCCGTTCTCTACGCCGGTGAAGTCAACTGGGAAGCCGCGGGCATGGAAGGGAAGCCGCGACGGATCGAACAGGCACTGAAATCCGGCGATACCGTTATGGTGCAAGTGACGAAGGATCCGATCGGGCATAAGGGTGCGCGACTGACAGCACAGATCACCCTGGCCGGAAGGCATCTTGTTCTCGTTCCGTCGGGCGCGATGACCGGCATTTCCAGGAAGCTTCCGGATAAGGAACGTCATCGCCTGAAGCGGCTACTGCGGCAGATCGTGCCGGAAGAACACGGCGTCATTGTGCGCACCGCGGCGGAAGGCGCCACCGAAGAGCAGTTGCGCGCCGATGTGGAGCGTTTGACGAAGACCTGGGAAGACATCCAGGCCAAGGCGAAGAACACAAAGGCCGCGCCGATGCTGTTGAAGGGCGAGCCGGAACTAGCCGTGCGCGTTGTTCGCGATATCTTCAACGAAGATTTCGCTGCTTTGAAGGTGCAGGGCCGCGACGCATGGCAGACCATCAGCGATTATGTGGGGGAGTTGTCTCCCGAACTGGTGGACCGCCTGCAACATTGGACGAGCCCGGACGATATCTTCGCCGAACATCGTGTGGATGAGCAGTTGGCGAAGGCTTTTGATCGCAAGGTATGGCTGCCGTCGGGCGGTACGTTGGTGATCGACCGTACCGAGGCGATGACGGTTATCGATGTCAACACCGGTAAATTCACGGGTAGTGGCGGCACTCTCGAAGAGACGGTCACGCGTAACAACCTCGAAGCGGCCGAGGAGATCGTTCGCCAGCTACGCCTGCGGGACATCGGGGGAATCATCGTCATCGACTTCATCGATATGGTGCTGGAATCCAACCGCGAGTTGGTGCTGCGGCGCCTTGTCGAATGTCTGGGCAGGGATCGGACTCGTCACCAGGTTGCCGAGGTCACCTCCCTGGGCCTGGTGCAGATGACGAGGAAGCGCGTGGGTCAAGGGCTCGTGGAGGCTTTTTCGACGACCTGCGAGGCCTGCGAGGGTCGTGGCTTTATCACTCATACCCATCCGGTGGAGCAGCCGGCAGGCCTGCGTGACGGCGGTTTCGCACGTCGTAAGACGCGCGGTCGAGTGGAGCAGCGCGCAGTTGGCGCCGGTGCGCGGACATCCGGAACGCCGGATGAGAAGCACAGCGATGTCAAGGCTGCCCTGAATTCCATTGCCGCTGCCGCCTCCCACCATCGCGAGGCCGAGGCCAAGGAAGAAGATGCTGGTACGGCATCCGTACCGCCGTCTGCATCGAGTGCGGTGAAGAAGGATTCGGCGCCTGAGGCAGAGTCATCCAAGTCCGAGGCGCAGGAAGCTCCGCCGCAGGAGCAGGCGACCAAGGCCGCCGATGCGGGTGAAGTTCAACCGCAGCCGTCAGAACCGAAGTCGACGGCTCGAAAGAAGAGCAAGACCCACCGGGTCTCTTCGGCAGGAACAATTACCCCCGGCGCGGGTACGGCTGCAATTCTCAGTTTTCCCGCCAAGTGA